Proteins from a genomic interval of Zingiber officinale cultivar Zhangliang chromosome 2A, Zo_v1.1, whole genome shotgun sequence:
- the LOC122043062 gene encoding receptor homology region, transmembrane domain- and RING domain-containing protein 1-like isoform X1, producing MGSFKHEIERKQMLTLFLLLGLLVPTAVSNVVLIGKNVSLSFPDVEANFAPPVKRSGESGVLYLAEPLEGCTKLTNEISKGLGAPFVLIRRGECSFEAKVRNAQYAGFKAAIIFDNEDRGSLISNIAVAGNSVGIHIHAVFISMASGETLRKYVGYAGLELWILPTIDSSAWSIVVISFISLLAISAVLAMCFFVRRNVIRHEQHRLPNVREFHGMSSQLVKAMPSLIFTSAVEDNCTSTTCAICLEDYCVGDKLRVLPCRHKFHAFCVDSWLTTWRTFCPVCKRDAMAGVTDLPASERTPLLSGTTPSTIPVSSFHSPVAASPAIRISAMPPWSHSNSRPHSFASPNSSRTMPLHLQSNSSLTSSISHIPNLHSSYGRSPSICISRNSLDLRNSSSHRSRSYLVSPHSIYSPMNSRLGSSYMPGSSNAASSYLAASSSRQSYLRHCPESEASLSALASTNSLPGC from the exons ATGGGTTCGTTCAAGCATGAGATTGAGAGGAAACAAATGCTtactcttttccttcttcttggaTTGTTGGTTCCCACGGCAGTGAGTAATGTGGTGCTGATCGGAAAAAACGTGTCCTTGTCGTTTCCAGATGTCGAGGCCAATTTTG CTCCACCAGTAAAAAGATCAGGTGAATCTGGAGTATTGTATCTCGCAGAGCCGTTAGAGGGGTGCACTAAGTTAACAAATGaaatttctaaaggtttaggtgCTCCATTTGTGTTGATCAGAAGAGGAGAATGTTCTTTTGAAGCTAAAGTCAGGAACGCACAATATGCTGGTTTCAAAGCTGCTATCATATTTGACAATGAGGATAGAGGATCCCTGATTTCAA ATATTGCAGTGGCAGGAAATTCAGTTGGCATCCATATCCATGCTGTGTTCATTTCCATGGCTTCTGGTGAAACATTGCGGAAGTATGTTGGCTATGCTGGTTTGGAGTTGTGGATCTTACCTACCATTGACAGTTCGGCATGGTCAATTGTGGTCATTTCATTCATATCACTGCTAGCCATTTCTGCTGTGCTTGCCATGTGCTTTTTTGTCCGCAGAAATGTTATAAGGCATGAACAGCATCGACTTCCTAATGTGCGTGAGTTTCACGGAATGAGTAGTCAATTAGTTAAAGCTATGCCAAGTCTCATATTCACCTCAGCTGTTGAAGATAATTGCACCTCAACAACTTGCGCTATTTGCCTAGAAGACTACTGTGTTGGGGATAAACTTCGCGTGCTTCCATGTCGGCATA AGTTCCACGCGTTCTGCGTCGATTCCTGGCTCACTACTTGGAGGACATTCTGCCCTGTTTGCAAGCGAGATGCTATGGCAGGCGTAACTGATCTTCCGGCTTCTGAGCGCACGCCATTACTTTCTGGCACAACTCCGAGCACAATTCCTGTATCATCATTTCATTCTCCTGTGGCAGCATCTCCAGCCATCCGTATATCGGCAATGCCTCCCTGGTCACATTCAAATTCCAGACCTCATTCCTTCGCGAGTCCTAACAGTTCGCGAACAATGCCACTGCATCTCCAGTCTAATTCGAGTTTAACATCAAGCATTTCGCATATCCCTAACCTGCATAGTTCCTACGGTCGCTCACCATCAATTTGTATAAGTAGAAACTCTCTGGACCTTAGAAATTCATCGTCTCATAGATCTCGTTCGTACCTCGTATCTCCTCATTCCATTTACTCACCTATGAATTCTAGACTTGGATCCTCATACATGCCCGGCTCGAGTAATGCAGCCTCCAGCTATCTTGCGGCATCGTCCAGTAGACAATCTTACTTGAGACATTGTCCTGAATCAGAAGCAAGTTTATCCGCTTTAGCCTCGACAAATTCTTTACCGGGATGCTGA
- the LOC122043062 gene encoding receptor homology region, transmembrane domain- and RING domain-containing protein 1-like isoform X3: MGSFKHEIERKQMLTLFLLLGLLVPTAVSNVVLIGKNVSLSFPDVEANFAPPVKRSGESGVLYLAEPLEGCTKLTNEISKGLGAPFVLIRRGECSFEAKVRNAQYAGFKAAIIFDNEDRGSLISRNSVGIHIHAVFISMASGETLRKYVGYAGLELWILPTIDSSAWSIVVISFISLLAISAVLAMCFFVRRNVIRHEQHRLPNVREFHGMSSQLVKAMPSLIFTSAVEDNCTSTTCAICLEDYCVGDKLRVLPCRHKFHAFCVDSWLTTWRTFCPVCKRDAMAGVTDLPASERTPLLSGTTPSTIPVSSFHSPVAASPAIRISAMPPWSHSNSRPHSFASPNSSRTMPLHLQSNSSLTSSISHIPNLHSSYGRSPSICISRNSLDLRNSSSHRSRSYLVSPHSIYSPMNSRLGSSYMPGSSNAASSYLAASSSRQSYLRHCPESEASLSALASTNSLPGC, from the exons ATGGGTTCGTTCAAGCATGAGATTGAGAGGAAACAAATGCTtactcttttccttcttcttggaTTGTTGGTTCCCACGGCAGTGAGTAATGTGGTGCTGATCGGAAAAAACGTGTCCTTGTCGTTTCCAGATGTCGAGGCCAATTTTG CTCCACCAGTAAAAAGATCAGGTGAATCTGGAGTATTGTATCTCGCAGAGCCGTTAGAGGGGTGCACTAAGTTAACAAATGaaatttctaaaggtttaggtgCTCCATTTGTGTTGATCAGAAGAGGAGAATGTTCTTTTGAAGCTAAAGTCAGGAACGCACAATATGCTGGTTTCAAAGCTGCTATCATATTTGACAATGAGGATAGAGGATCCCTGATTTCAA GAAATTCAGTTGGCATCCATATCCATGCTGTGTTCATTTCCATGGCTTCTGGTGAAACATTGCGGAAGTATGTTGGCTATGCTGGTTTGGAGTTGTGGATCTTACCTACCATTGACAGTTCGGCATGGTCAATTGTGGTCATTTCATTCATATCACTGCTAGCCATTTCTGCTGTGCTTGCCATGTGCTTTTTTGTCCGCAGAAATGTTATAAGGCATGAACAGCATCGACTTCCTAATGTGCGTGAGTTTCACGGAATGAGTAGTCAATTAGTTAAAGCTATGCCAAGTCTCATATTCACCTCAGCTGTTGAAGATAATTGCACCTCAACAACTTGCGCTATTTGCCTAGAAGACTACTGTGTTGGGGATAAACTTCGCGTGCTTCCATGTCGGCATA AGTTCCACGCGTTCTGCGTCGATTCCTGGCTCACTACTTGGAGGACATTCTGCCCTGTTTGCAAGCGAGATGCTATGGCAGGCGTAACTGATCTTCCGGCTTCTGAGCGCACGCCATTACTTTCTGGCACAACTCCGAGCACAATTCCTGTATCATCATTTCATTCTCCTGTGGCAGCATCTCCAGCCATCCGTATATCGGCAATGCCTCCCTGGTCACATTCAAATTCCAGACCTCATTCCTTCGCGAGTCCTAACAGTTCGCGAACAATGCCACTGCATCTCCAGTCTAATTCGAGTTTAACATCAAGCATTTCGCATATCCCTAACCTGCATAGTTCCTACGGTCGCTCACCATCAATTTGTATAAGTAGAAACTCTCTGGACCTTAGAAATTCATCGTCTCATAGATCTCGTTCGTACCTCGTATCTCCTCATTCCATTTACTCACCTATGAATTCTAGACTTGGATCCTCATACATGCCCGGCTCGAGTAATGCAGCCTCCAGCTATCTTGCGGCATCGTCCAGTAGACAATCTTACTTGAGACATTGTCCTGAATCAGAAGCAAGTTTATCCGCTTTAGCCTCGACAAATTCTTTACCGGGATGCTGA
- the LOC122043062 gene encoding receptor homology region, transmembrane domain- and RING domain-containing protein 1-like isoform X2 translates to MGSFKHEIERKQMLTLFLLLGLLVPTAVSNVVLIGKNVSLSFPDVEANFAPPVKRSGESGVLYLAEPLEGCTKLTNEISKGLGAPFVLIRRGECSFEAKVRNAQYAGFKAAIIFDNEDRGSLISMAGNSVGIHIHAVFISMASGETLRKYVGYAGLELWILPTIDSSAWSIVVISFISLLAISAVLAMCFFVRRNVIRHEQHRLPNVREFHGMSSQLVKAMPSLIFTSAVEDNCTSTTCAICLEDYCVGDKLRVLPCRHKFHAFCVDSWLTTWRTFCPVCKRDAMAGVTDLPASERTPLLSGTTPSTIPVSSFHSPVAASPAIRISAMPPWSHSNSRPHSFASPNSSRTMPLHLQSNSSLTSSISHIPNLHSSYGRSPSICISRNSLDLRNSSSHRSRSYLVSPHSIYSPMNSRLGSSYMPGSSNAASSYLAASSSRQSYLRHCPESEASLSALASTNSLPGC, encoded by the exons ATGGGTTCGTTCAAGCATGAGATTGAGAGGAAACAAATGCTtactcttttccttcttcttggaTTGTTGGTTCCCACGGCAGTGAGTAATGTGGTGCTGATCGGAAAAAACGTGTCCTTGTCGTTTCCAGATGTCGAGGCCAATTTTG CTCCACCAGTAAAAAGATCAGGTGAATCTGGAGTATTGTATCTCGCAGAGCCGTTAGAGGGGTGCACTAAGTTAACAAATGaaatttctaaaggtttaggtgCTCCATTTGTGTTGATCAGAAGAGGAGAATGTTCTTTTGAAGCTAAAGTCAGGAACGCACAATATGCTGGTTTCAAAGCTGCTATCATATTTGACAATGAGGATAGAGGATCCCTGATTTCAA TGGCAGGAAATTCAGTTGGCATCCATATCCATGCTGTGTTCATTTCCATGGCTTCTGGTGAAACATTGCGGAAGTATGTTGGCTATGCTGGTTTGGAGTTGTGGATCTTACCTACCATTGACAGTTCGGCATGGTCAATTGTGGTCATTTCATTCATATCACTGCTAGCCATTTCTGCTGTGCTTGCCATGTGCTTTTTTGTCCGCAGAAATGTTATAAGGCATGAACAGCATCGACTTCCTAATGTGCGTGAGTTTCACGGAATGAGTAGTCAATTAGTTAAAGCTATGCCAAGTCTCATATTCACCTCAGCTGTTGAAGATAATTGCACCTCAACAACTTGCGCTATTTGCCTAGAAGACTACTGTGTTGGGGATAAACTTCGCGTGCTTCCATGTCGGCATA AGTTCCACGCGTTCTGCGTCGATTCCTGGCTCACTACTTGGAGGACATTCTGCCCTGTTTGCAAGCGAGATGCTATGGCAGGCGTAACTGATCTTCCGGCTTCTGAGCGCACGCCATTACTTTCTGGCACAACTCCGAGCACAATTCCTGTATCATCATTTCATTCTCCTGTGGCAGCATCTCCAGCCATCCGTATATCGGCAATGCCTCCCTGGTCACATTCAAATTCCAGACCTCATTCCTTCGCGAGTCCTAACAGTTCGCGAACAATGCCACTGCATCTCCAGTCTAATTCGAGTTTAACATCAAGCATTTCGCATATCCCTAACCTGCATAGTTCCTACGGTCGCTCACCATCAATTTGTATAAGTAGAAACTCTCTGGACCTTAGAAATTCATCGTCTCATAGATCTCGTTCGTACCTCGTATCTCCTCATTCCATTTACTCACCTATGAATTCTAGACTTGGATCCTCATACATGCCCGGCTCGAGTAATGCAGCCTCCAGCTATCTTGCGGCATCGTCCAGTAGACAATCTTACTTGAGACATTGTCCTGAATCAGAAGCAAGTTTATCCGCTTTAGCCTCGACAAATTCTTTACCGGGATGCTGA
- the LOC122043063 gene encoding probable methyltransferase PMT26: MPFGASSRMDGRRASSYCSTTTIITFVALGLIAVWMITSSTVVPAAISDAQPDTNEKVSVPDPTSFESRSGDMIEESNGDDKDNNVQNESNSFTKKASETSLENVEVESSLNKSQDNKDESEDDSKTGSFSDINGEETGETIPEVGDLDQDTKTGDKVDPKEDENDEKANEEKKLSQDEISDDDKTQGEKHGTIEEKLDPEGGNIAQDSDGSKEGGDQFRATGSNEVFPSGVQSELLNETNTQDGTWSTQAAESKNENEMQNVSSSKEENLDSTWKICQVTAGIDYIPCLDNEAAIKLLHLTGHYEHRERHCPDEPPTCLVPLPNGYRPPIRWPLSREKIWYNNAPHAKLAEVKGHQNWVKVSGEYTEFPGGGTQFIHGALHYIDFIQESLPDIAWGKRSRVVLDVGCGVASFGGYLFERDVLTMSFAPKDEHEAQVQFALERGIPAISAVMGTKRLPFPSKVYDVIHCARCRVPWHREGGMLLLELNRLLRPGGYFVWSATPIYRTDPENVEIWQAMTAITKSMCWAMVSKTNDTLNQVGLAIYKKPSDNKCYEQRKEDNPPLCQSSDDPDAAWNITLQACMHRLPVDLTSRGNQWPVQWPLRLEKVPYWLNNSQLGVYGKPAPEDFVSDYEHWKRVVSKSYVSGMGINWSTVRNVMDMRSVYGGFAAALREMKIWVMNVVSIDSPDTLPIIYERGLFGMYHDWCESFSTYPRSYDLLHADHLFSKTKKRCQLLPILVEVDRIVRPEGKLIVRDHVDIISELENTLKSLHWEIRLAYSKDNEGLLCAQKTMWRPN; this comes from the exons ATGCCATTTGGAGCTAGCTCAAGGATGGATGGTAGAAGAGCATCCTCATATTGCTCGACTACTACAATCATCACATTTGTCGCCCTTGGCTTAATAGCAGTTTGGATGATCACGTCCTCAACGGTTGTTCCTGCAGCTATATCTGATGCACAGCCTGATACTAACGAAAAGGTTTCAGTGCCGGATCCTACCTCCTTTGAAAGTCGTTCAGGAGACATGATTGAAGAGTCAAACGGTGACGACAAAGACAATAATGTCCAAAATGAATCCAATTCGTTTACAAAGAAAGCATCTGAGACATCGTTAGAAAATGTAGAAGTGGAGAGTTCTTTAAACAAGAGCCAAGACAATAAAGATGAGTCAGAGGATGATTCTAAAACTGGGAGCTTTAGTGATATTAATGGAGAGGAAACAGGAGAGACGATCCCGGAGGTTGGAGATTTAGATCAGGATACTAAAACAGGTGATAAGGTCGATCCCAAAGAAGATGAAAATGATGAAAAAGCTAATGAAGAGAAGAAATTAAGTCAAGATGAGATATCAGATGATGACAAAACTCAAGGTGAAAAACATGGTACAATAGAGGAAAAGTTGGATCCAGAAGGAGGAAACATTGCACAAGATTCTGATGGGAGCAAGGAGGGGGGTGATCAATTTAGGGCCACTGGCAGCAATGAAGTCTTTCCTTCTGGGGTTCAATCAGAACTTTTAAATGAAACCAATACCCAGGATGGTACATGGTCTACACAAGCTGCAGAATCAAAGAATGAGAATGAGATGCAAAACGTTTCTTCCTCCAAAGAAGAAAATTTAGATTCCACTTGGAAGATTTGTCAAGTCACTGCAGGAATAGACTATATTCCTTGCCTTGACAATGAAGCAGCTATTAAGTTACTTCATCTCACTGGACATTATGAACACAGAGAACGACATTGCCCTGATGAACCCCCAACCTGTCTTGTTCCGCTACCCAATGGATACAGGCCACCAATTAGGTGGCCTCTGAGCAGGGAAAAG ATATGGTACAACAATGCTCCTCATGCCAAACTTGCAGAAGTGAAAGGACACCAAAATTGGGTGAAAGTTTCTGGAGAATATACTGAATTTCCTGGAGGTGGAACACAGTTTATACATGGTGCACTTCATTATATTGATTTCATTCAAGAG TCTTTGCCTGATATAGCATGGGGAAAACGCAGTCGTGTGGTTCTGGATGTTGGCTGTGGAGTAGCTAGCTTTGGTGGCTATCTCTTTGAAAGAGATGTGCTTACCATGTCATTTGCACCCAAAGATGAGCATGAGGCTCAAGTCCAGTTTGCTTTGGAGAGGGGCATCCCAGCTATATCGGCAGTCATGGGTACTAAAAGACTGCCTTTCCCTAGTAAGGTCTATGACGTTATTCATTGTGCCCGGTGCAGAGTACCTTGGCATAGAGAAG GTGGCATGCTTTTGTTGGAGTTGAATCGGTTGCTGCGCCCTGGTGGTTACTTTGTCTGGTCTGCAACACCAATTTACCGAACTGATCCAGAAAATGTTGAGATATGGCAAG CCATGACTGCAATAACAAAATCCATGTGCTGGGCAATGGTCAGCAAGACAAATGATACGCTTAACCAAGTTGGTTTAGCTATCTATAAAAAGCCTTCTGACAACAAATGCTATGAGCAAAGAAAGGAAGATAATCCTCCACTCTGCCAATCATCTGATGATCCTGATGCAGCCTG GAATATCACACTCCAAGCATGCATGCACCGGCTGCCAGTAGATCTTACTAGTCGAGGGAATCAGTGGCCAGTGCAGTGGCCCCTAAGGCTAGAGAAAGTACCTTACTGGCTAAACAATTCTCAACTTGGGGTTTATGGGAAACCTGCACCAGAAGACTTTGTATCAGACTATGAGCATTGGAAACGCGTTGTTAGCAAATCATATGTCAGTGGAATGGGAATTAATTGGTCTACTGTGAGAAATGTCATGGACATGAGATCTGTGTATGGAGG ATTTGCTGCAGCATTGAGAGAGATGAAAATTTGGGTGATGAATGTTGTCTCAATTGATTCACCAGACACACTTCCTATTATTTATGAGCGGGGCCTGTTCGGCATGTATCATGATTGGTGTGAATCTTTCAGCACCTACCCAAGATCATATGATCTTCTTCATGCAGACCATTTATTCTCAAAAACTAAGAAGAG GTGCCAATTACTGCCAATACTTGTCGAGGTCGACCGAATTGTGAGGCCCGAAGGAAAGTTGATTGTGAGAGATCATGTTGATATCATCAGCGAACTAGAAAACACACTCAAATCTCTCCACTGGGAGATCCGGCTGGCATATTCCAAGGACAACGAAGGCTTGTTGTGCGCCCAGAAGACGATGTGGCGACCAAATTAA